In Clupea harengus chromosome 4, Ch_v2.0.2, whole genome shotgun sequence, the genomic stretch CTTTTTAACATTCTGGAGACCGAAGAAAACAACATTCTTCTTGAGGTCGGCCGACACGACCTTCTCTGATTTTAGATAGATATTGTCATGGAGTTCTTTGAATATTCGcacctgaaaataaaaaaaagaagaaaggacaCATGACATGAGAGAACATCATACACCATACGAATAAACTCATTTTCCAAATGCCCCTTCTACAGGAAAATGCCTTTCCTTTAGCTAGTAGTGCCTACAGCAATCCCACAGTTTACAAGTCTAAAATAAGGTGACCTGCCGAGCACCTTTTAGACAGCTGACTCTGTCAAAATAATCTGAAAGAACTCAGTTCCCACCGAAAAACGGGGAAATTCAGAAAAGAGCTGAGAGTGAAAAAAAGCTTTATGTTTACCATAATGCACATATAGATACTGATCAGAGGGCAGACCAAGTTCACTCAATCAACAGCACATGGAGGCACGCTTGGTTGGATcggccttttttccccccctcccttccgttTGGCCTTTTTTCCGTGTGGCGCCTCAGAGGCCCGTAGATATAAGGGATCAATTAGTGGTGAGAAATATCTGTACACAAGAACATCTGTCCCTAAATAGAAGCGCTGTGACCAGAAAGGTCCCAGCATGGATCAGAATGTCGACCCTCTCCAGGCCGGGCCTCACAACCCTCCCCATGTACCagtagagagggggggaaaaagtAACCAGCACTTCCCTCACCCCTCTAAATCAAAGGCAAACACGATCAGCACACTGTCTCCTTATAAGGCGACGTGGTATTACGCGTACTAAGGAGGAACTTCCCACTCAAATTTCACACCTCCCTTCGCCAACCATTACACCGAGGCCAGTCTAGCCATCCTGATCACTCTACCTCCCTGACAAGAGCTATACAGTATGAAggtaggggggaaaaaaaacctctttttactgaattatataatataatcatGTACCGTTACCCTTGAGACAACCTCGTGACTGCCGACACAGGTAGACGTGTAGCTCGGTTACCCTGTGGACAGACTTATTTCCCCAGAGTTGACAGGCGCTTTCTCCAGAAGATAATGGAAAAGCGAGGGGAGTGAAAGGGGCGACTCACCTGGCAAACAGTGATGATGAAAGCAGGAAGCACAAACACGGCCAAGGTCATCCATGTGACGTACGCCTTGAGGCCCCAGGGCTCGATGAAGTGGCCCCAGCAGTCGAACTCCCCCGGCGCCAGCTCTGACCTGGAGAAAATGAACACctgaatggagaggagagagaggaatgctCAGCGTCTCTTCAAGTATCAGCTTCACTTACCTGTTGACCTTTACATCCCGCCACCGCTTCTGCCACCAACTATTAGTGCTACATAATACACATAGCCAGCATACCTTTCGGGTTCACTCCATGACTAAGTCCGCTTCTTTGAAGGTAATTTATGACATATTGAACTGtggcgtgtttgtttgtatctCCGTAAGATGGTACCGTAATCGTACCTGTGGTAGGCTGAACACAAGGGCCAGGGCCCAGGCCACTATGACGGGGGTGTTGCAGCGGGACACGGCCCCTCCGCGGTAGGCCTGTAGCGGGCAGCAGATGGCGTAGTGCCGGTCCACTGTCATGGCCACTATCATGTAAGAGGACGCAAACATGCCGACGATCTGCATGTACTTCACCAAGCGGCAGAGCGCATCGGGGCCCTGGAAGCGTTCCGTGACGTCCCACACCAGCTGGGGGAGCACCTGGGGAGGACCAGAGGCTGAAACTCAAGACAACATCTTATtccggggcgacagtggtacagtggtagagaagtcgtttagtaatcagaaggttgcgtccttgagcaagacactgaacccctaattgctcctgatgtgcagtgtgccatcagtgtaaatgtaaaatgtaaaatgtgtatacattgtaagtcgcacatatgtaagtcgctttggataaaagcgtctgctaaatgactaaatgtaaatgtattccaACTTCCTGAAGAACTCGTCTCTCCTTAATTCTTTCTTACTCTGTCTTCTATTCCAGGTAAATTGATTTGGTGAGACTAGTGGCGAAAAGCAATATGATCCACTGATTTCTCAGTATCAAACAATCACACCAGACACCTCAGCATGGCTTCAGCTGTAATGAGCACCTAACAGCTCTTACTGAAGCTCATTTAAAGTACTtctacttaaagtaacactatgcaacaatttgacactttttgaggcatggttttataggcaactagttttggtaccatcctcaaattcattttgatagcatatggtcatgtgaaggacagataaacacctgtgtctttcccactagccatccatgATATGCACTacgtagttctgtgtttcctggctggaacaccttgcaaaaatggaagaaaagctttcacagcatgacattgccagctttactgccaaaagacgccagttagtttctatcagtgtcaactagGCTGTTGGTGGTcattgcaaggtttttgcatgcctttcagGTAGTTAGCACGGtcgttttggaacagaactccttattgctgctttaaattgGAACCAAGAGAATAGGTAGTAGGAAATGTTTTCACTTTGgtactaccagagacaacaattTGGCTGACAGTACAGGACCTCAACATGGTTTCAGCTGAAATGAGCACCCAAGGCAGGTGACTGAAGGTAAGGGGTCTCACCTGGAAGAAGGCCACCACCAGGTCAGCCAGACACAGGTTGACCATGAACACGTGCATGGGTGCGTTTTGCTTGCGCCTGCGGAGCAGCACCCAGAGCACGAAGCTGTTGCCCAGCGTGGTGAGCGCCAGCACCAGGCCCAGCACGCCGATCTCGGCCCGGGCCAGCGTCGGGTCCCGCTGCCGCGGCGGGGCCGGTGTGCCGGAGGAGGGGCTTCCCGTGCCGTTCTCAGGGAAGAGCCAGAAATGAGATCCCCCGCCGCAGAGTGTACTGTTGGGGCCAGTGGTCCCCGGGAACAGGGCAGAGGTGAGGTTGATCCATCCCGATGtggccgctgctgctgccgctgctgctgctgctgaggcggaggaggaggaggacgactgGGCCAGCCCGTCCCAACCTGCCTCCCCAGAGACGGCCTCCATgcctggggagggagagaagcagagaggcaaCGGGACTCAGAGCACGGACCAAGTGTCAGAAAGCAGAGTTGAACTTTGTCCAAAATCACTTATGACTCAAAACACTCCTGACCCATACAACAGCGTGTCACAGTAATCAGTGTGTTGTCGGGTCTCATTATCTGTTTTCAGAGAGATTACGCTCTATTGGCTTTCCAATCGAGGGTCAATTGCAAGGTCTcgctccctttttctctctcactctcctcctcctcctcctctccctttgtctctcctcaTCATATCCCCCTCTTTTTTGGGTTCAGTCCAGTTCTTGATCCCAAGCGACTTTCTCTGGCATCTTTATTATTTTGTGTCAAGAAGCAGAGCCAAATATTAATGTAAGCTACCCCTCTAGCCATCAAAACAAACTGAGAGAAAGGGGTGGAGTGCTGGGTCGGGGGGATGTCAAAACATGATACAGTATTGCAACAAGACAAATTGGATTAAACAGATCAGATTTCATTTTGTATTGTGTTCAGTCTAAGGTGAAATCTCTTAACTTCCAAAAAAACATTCCACTCTTTGAATAGAAAAGATGCATTTGGATATTAtatgtttttataattttcaaTGTTCCACCCCATGACATTTCTTGTCACGTAAATGGCTTCGGTCTGTAATCAGTCAGGCAATCACTCTTGTGTACTTAAGTGCAGTTTGACTTGTACTTGAGGAAGTTAAATGACTCTGGGCTTTGCAaaggggggtctggggggtgggtggtggaggCGGAGGTGGGGAAGCGGTCCTCTCTTTCCAAACATACAGGCATTGTGCAGTTAAAGCCCATCTCTCAAGCCTGCTGATTACTCCATGTGAGGGTATCATGCAGAGAACTCACCCGTGGCTTTTATGTAACTGCCCTACAATTAGGACTGTCTGTCCACGTCTCTTTTGACGCAAGTCCCACACagtttgttttcctttccaTACTTTCCACGGGCTGATTTGACAAGAACCTCATTTTATCCCACCCTACTCAATCACTCGATTCACCTTCGCactctcttaatctctctctctcatccctcgcTTTTCCCCCATACATtccactctctctgcctttctttcttcactcgtTCATGTCCTCCCCTCTTggtttcctctttccttctccctcaaTCACCCTTTCCTTGATCCCAATAAATTGTGGTTTATTTTCTTGGtcatacaaataaataacacCAAAGTAAATAAGATTGGGATTGCTGAAACTTTGACAATTTGAGGAACATAGGAGTCATGGGATAGGGGGGTCTGACTTAATTAAATAAACACAGGGGAATGGATGGAAAAGACAGTGATGAACAGGGGAACGGATggaaaagagagtgatgaaCAGGGGgataaaagaagagaggagaagggaggaaatcATCAGGCAAAAAAAATTACAACAGAGAAGAAGCATGATGCCCTTATAAGACTGACGTGAATGATGGacaggaaaaggaaaaacaaggaacaggTGCACATTTCTGTCTGGCTGCCTGGCACTGGGAAAGATACAGTGGATAGTGCTCAGATTCAGTGTCTGTTTGCACTGtggtctcactgtgtgtgtgtgtgtgtgtgtgtgtgaatcagatgATTGTTGACTAATGGCTAGGCAGAGTACTGCTGTGTGGTGTCTCAGCTCAGGATTTGTGTTGAAAAGTTGAAATAAAACCTTGCGGCTCCGTGCCAGAGGAATGTTTTCCGAGTCATATTTCAGCCTCCATAATCTCAACAGCACTGTTgcctcatcactcacacacaccacggacTTAGTCCACCATCAGTAAAAACACGCTTGAGAAAATAAAGATAAAGCTGCATTATTCTGCTGCTGCCCCGCCATTTTGCGGAGGCTTTCAAAAACAATCATGTTCGGCTGCAGCGGCTGTCTTTCACATGCAAGTCTCCTgcaccatcagcaccacccctccctccctccctctcttccctccttctcttcctctctctctatctttccatctTAAATCAATGAGAGAGCTCTAGATGGAGCTGGTGCCCTGTGTGTAATGAGGTGGGCTCTCGAGGCGCCGCGGGGTCGCTCAGCGCGAATGTGCTGCGTCTGCAGCTCACGGCCGCGCGCGGGGACGGTGGACGGAGGTCAGGGTCGCAATCGCCACAGGTAAGCCAGCGCGTGGGCTGTCAATCATGAGCCACGCCACATCCTGGGCCCCTCCACTTGTCAGCTGCCGAGCTGATGTTTATAAAATGAACCTTAGTGTCGGACTCCCCTGTGCTCCAATAAATCATCACAGGAAATGTGGCCTTCATATTCCCACACTGCACGGCCATTTAGTTTGGCTTAGCAGTGTGAAGGTTATCAATTGCATATGCAGGGAGTCATAATGTTAACCCATTGGGTGTCCATAATGCGTGAAGCAACTGGTTATTAAAGTAGCAAAACAGGCTCACAAAATTGATAAAACCTTAGAGGTCCTGCCCATATTCTGAGAGTTCAGGATATACATGTGACATACATGATTTTGGTGTAATAATTATACACCATAAATAGAGTGATGTTGCATCACCCAAAAATATAACACATTGAATGACGCCAGCGTAACCAATAATCAATCACATAATCCTTTCTGCAACTCATACATTTGAGGTGACGATGTTCCTAACTATGGGAAGTGCCCAATGTCACCTTACATCTCAGTAAATATACGATTTTGAGGTTCATATGGTGACTTACATGTATTGTAaaaagacagcaagagagaaagagctgggATTGTTGTCCATAAAGCCATTGGGGTTTTAATAAAGCCACATAAATACCACATTTGATCACAATGCCTGACAAACATAATTTCAAAAGTGTCAGCTGTCAGAAATCCCTCATGTATTTTTATGTGGAATTCAAAATTCATGAAAATGTATCACCCATAATCAACTAAAATGtcccagtaaaaaaaaaaatccctgttGGGTCACACTGTACCAACCCTACCAGCCTCACTCTGACATCCTTTGCCTCAGACTCACAGGTTTTAAGTTGCATGTCATCCCATTATCCCCGCTGCCTGCCACTAAGGCTCTCATTAGTGAAGGCTTGATGTCGTATGGAAAAAAAAGGAGTCAGGATTGTGATACCACATGCCAGGCCTCCAAAGCCGATAATGCATGGGAAAATCTGATCCAGGCAGTGCTAATGGCCGTGCAAATGACTTCACATTTTAGACTCACTCACTAAtgtgttgtgtggttttctCATTTATACACATGTGAAATCAAAGCATGCAATGAATCAGATCAACACAATCAATCAAGTAGTAATAATAAAAGAATTAATGATCAAATAATCTTGTTCATTCATTTATCAAATTAATTTGTCATTTCCATCAGGcaatacaaatctttttttaaatcccttCAACAATTTTCTCGTTGTGATTTTAAGAAAAACTATTTCAGTAATGTCCTCTATAGCtgataatcagaatcagaatcaggttttattggccaagtaagtttgcacaaacaaggaatttgacttggtaaagtgactctcagtgtgcttacacaaaatatacaacacaatacaatacaatacaatacaatacaatacaatacaatacaatacaatacaaacaaacaaacagtgcaacagtgcaatggactaaggagtttaaaaaagtatgtacaaggcggaatggctatatacagtagctgtgaaatgttgcgcaacagtagtgcaaagaagaagtggagagtgcgagaagtgcagtaagaggaggtcaaagaggtgGAATGATCTACTTAACATATCATGGCCCATAACTCATGTGTTACAGGCCAAATGAGACTTCACTCTGTCATGCCACAGCAGCTATGAATTGTTTATActtctctatctttttttcctcaaaGGTTTCCAccatttctctccatctctctatctctgtagtGTGTTTTGTGAGGTTGCCCCCACACCCAGCTCAACTTCACCTGCAAATCTGGCATCTGTTGTGTGATTTATAGAGGCAGAAAATCCTCCTTTCCAATATTCACAGTAGATACTGAAATATCTGTCTTAACAACAAACACTgcctttcgctctctctgtcattcgctctctctctctctctctctctctctctctctctctctctctctctatttctaacCATTTTCCACTCAGGTTCGGAACAATTCCGGGAGCTAAGACATGCTCAGAACACCCAGGAGATATCCTTGTTGCTTTTTCCGAAATGCAAAAACCGTGAAAGTTATGTAAATGATGAGTCTGTGATGCATGAATATTTACTGGTTAATTTCTCTCTGGTGGCTGTTGTCTTTTTTTagacttttttcattttcaaacttGAGGCAACCACATTTAGAAGTATCCCGTAATGAATGGTCAGCTGTAGCAAATTTTCTGATACAATTAAGTAAACTCATAAAATTAaaacctttttctctttttctttctctctggtttTCCAAATCAGAGAAAGACTTACACACCATCACAATACTTTCCTGCTACCTAGGAAGCAAACTAATTTTCTCATCTGAATTCTGGTTCAAGCTTACTTTAAGCTTACTAAGCTGGTATCTTTTTCATATGACACATTAGTCACCATGTTGCATTAAATTAGCTCGCAACATTCAGTGTGCAAATTCCATCAGAAGTAAGAAAAAGTCCTTCCTGTGGAGTAGATAACACAAAAAAGTTTCCCTAGTTCCTGCATTACAGAAAAAAGAGTTCCTGAAATGATTCCTCTGTTACTAAAATAGTTCCTGTGGTGGAAATGCACCTGCTCCTGTTCACATCATCCCTAAGTATGGTGACGCGGGTCTCATGACTCTTGCATAACAGTGTTGGCAGAGCAACAAAAACGCCTCACAAATAGAGTAAAATACCATGTCAAATACGTTGCCAAAAGCAGTTAGATGTGAACGggcaaaatacatttttacttcTGTTGCAGCGTTACACATAATTACTACAGAAATGTTATTCAAAACGTGTTGCCTACCAATTGCGTTGTTTGCTGTTGCCAAATGTGCACACATTCGGCTTCATAAAAACTAGGAGAATAATCCCAACTCTTGGCTACATTTTGGTTGGCAGATTTGTTTAATGTTCTTATCCTTTGCAAAACCTGCCGCAGATGAAACCGTGTCCGGTTGAATACTTCCTCTAAAAAGTTGTTATTGTGTTGAAGGGTAGCGTTAAGTTTTAAAGGATGTTGTTAATGAGTAAATTAGCTTGGACACATATTTTGCTGAATACGCAGTTGTGAGTGGAATTCATTGACGTCCTAAATTCTAGATCCTAAAACAGATTAGAACAAAATAACGTAGCAAAACTAACGTAGTTAATTACTATGAGGACTAAAAATGGTCAACCGTTTGGCATCACAAATTCTGAGAGGGAAAATTGACTTTTCACCAAAATCGTTTGCCTTGTTCTGTCAGTATGCTATCTCTTTACACGGGTGTCTTTCTCTGCGAAGTATCTGCACCTTTACCTTCTCCTTCCATTCAATgtccctcattttctctccactctccttctcGCCGCGACTCACACAGGCATTCAGAACGCACCCCAGGAGTCGCCCTATTACActaacaaaccaaaacaaagccAGGGGCTACAGGTTGAGAAAGCGATTGCTCTTCCACTTTCTGTCTAGCGTCTCGCGTTACGTATACCACCTGCCAGCCCATTCCCTACATTACCCTAGTCACAAACAAGTGCGCGTGCTGAAGGACGTGCCATTAGCGTCCGTGCAACTGTTGAGCTGTGAAAGGCTTCGGCTTCAGGGCAGTCAGTCCACTTTAACGGGACTTCTCACTGTGCGCGCACAGCGGTCACATTGAAATACAGGCTCGGCATGCTGAAAATGTCCAGCTTTCAAAACCATGTTGTTTGAGAGCCTATATCCACCCTTGTTGTGAACCTCCGTATTTGGAACCCCTAACCACAGCATTCATTCAGCTGTCACAACATGTGGAACAGCTGCCAGTGTCATTGCTGTTGTTGCTAATTGTCTCTGATATAGATGGTCATGTGACGTTTTAAAAAACATGCTCTGAGTCACACACAACAGCAATACGCTGTCAACCACTAACAAATGCAAGCGGGGAGAAATTAGAAATCTTATTAAGCTATTAGCATGCATCGTAGACATGCTCCCCACTCTatcttgccttgccttgccttgtatgtaaattgtttatttacatACAAATTAAGTTTGTATTAATCAGGGCGGTTGCGAGTGACTCATCAGACTCCTCGATCCGTGTCCTTTCCGGTAAGTCCAAGAGGAGCTCCAGGCTTGATGAAAGTATTAAGTGCCATTACCTATACGCCCACACGCACTCAAGGTCTCTTTGCTTTCTCTGTagttcacactgacagataaTCACCTTGCCTCATGCTCTTTCTAACCCACAGTTTGTATTAACTGCAGGCACTTGTAACAAAACCCCATTAATAACATTTCTGTCTCTGACAGACATAAATTGTGCTCGAGAGTGTAATCAATGCATAGTTTACCAAGCATTGATTACGCTCTCGGGATATGTGAACCTTTCACATCGCTAGGTCTGGTGGGGTTGATAGTGATATACAGTGTCCTTTTGGCACTTTAGTCAACAATCTTTTAGATTGTAATCACAGTGGATACGCTCCATTACATGTCCTGATACAGCCGGTGCGCGCACACGCCCGTATTTGACAGTTGCTGCTTCAGCGCTGTCGCTTGGATCTAAACTGAGGGCTTTGGCCTTGGGCCACTGCCCAATTGTTTATCGCAGGGCCATTTGTCCAACGGCAACATACATAATGCACCTGATTTGTCAACAACCTTTTCTGACTGGGCCAAGGACACACAGTCACCTCACCCACAGGCAAGTCAATACTTAGCTCAACTGTTCAACAGTGACAAGTACAATAGAAATGGCCTGTCTCAAAAGCTTGGCGTAGCAAAAACATTAACATAAAGCAAACCCAAGCAATAGGACATGTCAAAGGGGGGGAGCATTATTAAGTAACTGACAATGATATCAGCTAATCAGAAGAGTGTaatgagaacacacagaggaccATTGTGACGTGATATTAGACATTTTAAATGGGGCGATAAATGTCATTGTGTAATTATTCAGACGGCATGAACATTAGGCTAAGGTCTGTCACCTGAAGGGATTGGGACTATTTACAGGCCATTGTGCCAGGGCAGTGTCTCATTAGTTGTGCTGATATAGCTGTATTATGTTCAGTGGTGGAGGTTCCAGAGCTGATCAGCACAACATCGGATTGTGCGGGCTCTTGTCAATGTAGTCGACCCCAATCTGAATCACCCAATGGCCGCCATCCGATCAATTTCTGTCACTTTGCCAGAGGATCCCACGCTACTTGAGGCATCTTGGCCGCCTACACACGCAAATTATCCAATTTCCATCGCCCGTCTTGGCTGAGACCAATGGAAGGAAGTGCAGTGCAAGGGTGGTGTGATTTACTGTGTGTATAATGAACACATCATCAGTATGTACAGCATGAGAGGCTCGTAAATCTACCTGAGCCCATTATATATACCATCAGGAAACATCAGACGATCTGCTGCTGTATAAAGGACATTTGACTGAGGagcatggacaaacacacacacacacacagacaaatgcacacatccacacctaCACATACCTTACATGATACTTGCTGATGCTTTAAAAAAGATGTGCAAatcgtaccacacacacacacatacacacacacacactcacacacacacacacacacacacacacacacacacacacacacacactcacacacacacacacacacacacacacacacacagacacacacacacacacatagactttcAATCCCAAAGACACAGTATAATAGTTTTATATGCCTGTCGCAGCTTGACTATCCTTTCAATGTATaacgtgtgtgtgactggataCATTTGGGTACACAAATAATGGGCGTTCTCACCTACCTTTCTCTCAGTGCATGGCCCTCCGTCTCCTTGTGTTTCCCTCTGTCACACGTCTGTAGA encodes the following:
- the LOC105897269 gene encoding vasopressin V2 receptor-like, whose protein sequence is MEAVSGEAGWDGLAQSSSSSSASAAAAAAAAAATSGWINLTSALFPGTTGPNSTLCGGGSHFWLFPENGTGSPSSGTPAPPRQRDPTLARAEIGVLGLVLALTTLGNSFVLWVLLRRRKQNAPMHVFMVNLCLADLVVAFFQVLPQLVWDVTERFQGPDALCRLVKYMQIVGMFASSYMIVAMTVDRHYAICCPLQAYRGGAVSRCNTPVIVAWALALVFSLPQVFIFSRSELAPGEFDCWGHFIEPWGLKAYVTWMTLAVFVLPAFIITVCQVRIFKELHDNIYLKSEKVVSADLKKNVVFFGLQNVKKEDDRTRGRTGYRHREGWGGGGGGGGGGGGAGYPLQNSENNHPCRPYCNDCTTENPSDCYNCSCSVSQYDQCPSDVTLQATSNGNISAPDVLPINQNHSSTTEPVGHPVYNNLENHSPTCTESGCYRGSFSCDNRPLNASFEARYSMSSGSPHATPAPVSPPPPSISRAMSKTVRMTLVIVLVYTICWSPFFIVQLWAAWDPNAPSQGVAFTILMLLASLNSCTNPWIYTAFSSSVSRELQALLRCRSRSARRGSLPDDSTATHTSTTKESLY